One Jeotgalicoccus saudimassiliensis DNA window includes the following coding sequences:
- a CDS encoding YfbU family protein, with amino-acid sequence MSSVMPPDSVDFINLSGKIQLISLLENMQQKSTVQEYIDYCEYCLHIVRHGIEISYCEVMDFIGVGNDTVPAEISIEVRFLLEMFDHISMSLAKLPKADAQNTVLECYTNFCGFETALNFHLSAYIFLVRTYQTRVPIFKESLPITLRHYREMMLKYERYKRNEYLTDEMIKDICVRRDQQIQFAL; translated from the coding sequence ATGAGCAGCGTTATGCCGCCCGACAGCGTGGACTTTATCAATCTGTCTGGAAAAATACAGCTGATCAGTTTATTGGAAAACATGCAGCAAAAAAGCACGGTTCAGGAATACATCGATTACTGCGAATACTGTCTCCATATTGTGAGACACGGCATTGAGATAAGTTACTGCGAAGTGATGGATTTTATCGGTGTTGGAAATGACACCGTACCGGCTGAAATCTCAATTGAAGTCAGATTTTTATTGGAAATGTTCGACCATATCTCGATGTCGCTTGCGAAACTGCCGAAAGCGGACGCACAAAATACAGTACTCGAATGTTATACGAATTTCTGCGGATTTGAAACGGCGTTAAATTTTCACCTGTCTGCCTACATATTTCTCGTAAGAACGTACCAGACCCGTGTACCGATTTTTAAAGAATCCCTTCCGATAACATTGAGACATTACAGGGAGATGATGTTGAAATATGAACGCTATAAGCGAAATGAATATTTAACGGATGAGATGATCAAAGATATTTGTGTCCGCCGTGATCAGCAGATTCAATTTGCACTGTAA
- the guaA gene encoding glutamine-hydrolyzing GMP synthase — MEMAKEQELILVIDYGSQYNQLITRRIRELGVYSELHNPSITLEEIKELEPKGIILSGGPRSVYAEDAFTVDPGVFDLGVPVLGICYGMQLMMQLNGGEVVNSDQKESGATEMNLNNEVDIFKGWDKIETVLMSHGDKVTQLGEGFSVIAQTHLCPNAAVKHEEKPFYGVQFHPESKHTQNGEQFLKNFIRDICDCTGEWTMDNFIDIEIDKIRETVGDKKVLCAMSGGVDSSVTAVLLHKAIGDQLTCIFVDHGLLRKGEGDMVMEQFGEGFNMNIIRVDAKDRFMSKLKGVSDPEQKRKIIGNEFIYVFDDEASKLTDVDYLAQGTLYTDIIESGTETATTIKSHHNVGGLPEDMQFELIEPLNTLFKDEVRELGIELGIPEHLVWRQPFPGPGLGIRVLGEITEEKLEIVRESDWILRDEIAKAGLDRDIWQYFTVLPNIRSVGVTGDYRTYDYTIGIRAVTSIDGMTSDFARIDWDVLEKISKRLVNESKHINRVVYDITSKPPATIEWE; from the coding sequence ATGGAAATGGCTAAAGAGCAGGAACTTATTTTAGTAATAGATTACGGCAGTCAGTATAACCAGTTAATTACACGCCGTATTCGTGAACTTGGCGTGTACAGTGAGCTGCACAACCCGAGCATCACACTTGAAGAAATTAAAGAACTTGAACCAAAAGGAATTATTCTTTCAGGCGGACCGCGTTCTGTTTATGCAGAAGATGCATTTACAGTAGACCCGGGAGTATTCGACCTGGGTGTTCCTGTACTGGGTATCTGCTACGGTATGCAGCTGATGATGCAGCTGAACGGCGGTGAAGTTGTGAACTCGGATCAGAAGGAATCGGGCGCAACTGAAATGAACCTGAACAACGAAGTGGATATCTTTAAGGGCTGGGACAAAATTGAAACAGTATTAATGAGCCACGGAGATAAAGTCACTCAGCTTGGTGAAGGATTCTCTGTGATTGCACAGACACACCTGTGTCCGAATGCTGCAGTTAAACACGAAGAAAAACCATTTTACGGTGTGCAGTTCCACCCGGAATCAAAACACACGCAAAACGGCGAGCAGTTCCTGAAGAACTTTATCCGTGATATTTGTGACTGCACAGGCGAGTGGACGATGGATAATTTTATCGATATCGAAATCGATAAAATCCGTGAAACAGTCGGTGACAAAAAAGTATTATGTGCGATGAGCGGCGGTGTTGACTCATCAGTAACAGCAGTACTTCTTCATAAAGCAATCGGTGACCAGCTGACTTGTATTTTTGTAGACCACGGACTTCTTCGTAAAGGCGAAGGGGACATGGTGATGGAGCAGTTTGGTGAAGGCTTCAACATGAACATTATCAGAGTAGATGCAAAAGACCGTTTTATGTCTAAGCTGAAAGGTGTATCAGATCCGGAGCAGAAACGTAAAATTATCGGTAACGAATTTATTTACGTATTCGATGACGAAGCATCCAAACTTACAGATGTGGACTATCTTGCGCAGGGTACACTGTACACTGATATTATTGAGTCGGGTACGGAAACAGCAACGACAATCAAGTCGCACCACAACGTGGGCGGACTGCCTGAAGACATGCAGTTTGAATTGATTGAACCGTTAAACACGCTGTTCAAAGATGAAGTACGTGAACTTGGTATTGAACTGGGAATTCCTGAACACTTAGTATGGAGACAGCCGTTCCCTGGTCCGGGACTCGGTATCCGTGTGCTTGGTGAAATCACGGAAGAAAAACTTGAAATCGTCAGAGAAAGTGACTGGATTTTAAGAGATGAAATTGCAAAAGCAGGACTCGACAGAGATATCTGGCAGTACTTCACGGTACTTCCGAATATCCGTTCAGTTGGTGTGACAGGGGATTACAGAACGTATGACTATACGATTGGAATCAGAGCTGTAACGAGCATCGACGGCATGACGAGTGACTTCGCGAGAATCGACTGGGATGTGCTGGAGAAAATCTCTAAACGTCTGGTAAATGAATCTAAACATATCAACCGCGTGGTTTATGATATTACGAGCAAGCCGCCGGCAACAATTGAGTGGGAATAA
- the guaB gene encoding IMP dehydrogenase: MWEDKFKKEGLTFDDVLLLPAHSAVLPKEVDLGVQLSPSLKLNIPLISAGMDTVTESQMAIAIARQGGLGVIHKNMSIERQRDEVEKVKRSENGVIKDPFFLTKEEQVFAAEHLMSKYRISGVPIVNNPDEKKLIGIITNRDMRFVENFSMTIEEVMTKDNLITAPVGTKLEDAGRILQKHRIEKLPLVDDNNVLKGLITIKDIEKVIEFPNAAKDDQGRLLVAAAIGIAKETEKRAEELIAGGVDALVIDTAHGHSQGVIDAIKDIRSKFPDTTLIAGNVATAEGTRALIEAGVDVVKVGIGPGSICTTRVVTGVGVPQVTAVYDAATEARKHGRSIIADGGIKLSGDIVKALAAGGHAVMLGSLLAGTEESPGETEMFQGRRYKTYRGMGSLGAMEQGSKDRYFQEDTEAKKFVPEGIEGRTEYKGPLSETVYQLLGGLRSGMGYTGSADLKALREKAQFVKITGAGLIESHPHNVQVTKEAPNYSI, encoded by the coding sequence ATGTGGGAAGATAAGTTTAAAAAAGAAGGACTTACATTTGATGATGTATTACTTCTGCCGGCTCATTCAGCAGTATTACCTAAAGAGGTGGACTTGGGTGTCCAATTGTCACCGAGTCTTAAGTTAAACATTCCTTTAATCAGTGCGGGAATGGATACAGTAACTGAATCTCAAATGGCGATTGCAATTGCACGCCAGGGCGGTCTTGGTGTTATTCATAAGAACATGTCTATCGAACGTCAGCGTGATGAAGTCGAGAAAGTTAAACGCTCGGAAAACGGTGTAATTAAAGACCCGTTCTTCCTGACGAAAGAAGAGCAGGTATTTGCAGCAGAACACCTGATGAGCAAATACAGAATCTCGGGTGTGCCGATCGTTAACAATCCGGATGAGAAAAAACTGATTGGTATCATTACAAACAGAGATATGCGCTTTGTCGAAAACTTTTCTATGACAATCGAAGAGGTTATGACCAAAGATAATCTGATTACTGCACCGGTCGGGACGAAACTCGAAGATGCAGGACGTATTTTACAGAAACACCGCATTGAAAAATTACCGCTGGTAGATGACAACAATGTGCTTAAAGGGTTAATTACGATTAAGGATATCGAAAAAGTAATCGAATTCCCGAATGCTGCGAAAGATGATCAGGGCAGACTTCTTGTTGCAGCAGCAATCGGTATTGCGAAAGAAACTGAGAAGCGTGCTGAAGAATTAATCGCAGGCGGCGTTGATGCGCTTGTCATCGATACTGCTCACGGTCATTCACAGGGTGTTATCGATGCAATTAAAGATATCCGCAGCAAGTTCCCGGATACGACTTTAATCGCCGGTAACGTTGCAACTGCAGAAGGAACACGTGCTTTAATCGAAGCGGGTGTAGATGTAGTTAAAGTAGGTATCGGTCCGGGCTCAATCTGTACAACTCGTGTTGTTACAGGTGTTGGTGTACCGCAGGTTACAGCTGTATACGATGCAGCAACAGAAGCGCGTAAACACGGCAGGTCAATTATCGCTGACGGCGGTATTAAACTGTCAGGAGATATCGTTAAAGCATTAGCTGCAGGCGGACACGCTGTAATGCTTGGAAGCCTGCTTGCAGGTACTGAAGAATCTCCGGGTGAAACTGAAATGTTCCAGGGTCGCCGCTACAAAACATACCGCGGTATGGGTTCACTTGGTGCGATGGAGCAGGGTTCCAAAGACCGTTACTTCCAGGAAGATACTGAAGCGAAGAAATTTGTTCCGGAAGGTATCGAAGGACGTACGGAGTATAAAGGGCCGTTATCTGAAACAGTTTACCAGCTGTTAGGCGGACTGCGTTCAGGTATGGGTTATACAGGAAGTGCAGATCTTAAGGCGTTAAGAGAAAAAGCGCAATTCGTTAAAATTACAGGTGCAGGTCTGATTGAAAGTCACCCGCATAACGTACAGGTTACAAAAGAAGCACCAAACTACAGTATATAA
- a CDS encoding DNA topoisomerase III has protein sequence MAKSLVLAEKPSVARDIARVLNCSKKGNGYLEGSKYIVTWALGHLVTLQDPEKYDTKYQKWNMNDLPMMPAPLKLTHIPKTTKQFKAVQSQLKRKDVEEVIIATDAGREGELVARWILDYAKVNKPVKRLWISSVTDKAIANGFKNLQPGNKYINLYQAAAARSEADWYVGLNATRALTTKYNAQLNCGRVQTPTLAIIQAREELIKNFKPKTFYGMDVITDKLTFKWTDGNNYSTFDEAKIDNVSKKLNADSLTVKDVQKKEKKQFAPGLYDLTELQRDANKIFGMSAKETLQTMQNLYERHKVLTYPRTDSKFISEDIVETLKERVEVSGIGQFSKVAARILRAPLKTNSSFVNNSKVSDHHAIIPTESPVFFTDFTEREKRIYELVVQRFMSVLLPPYEYEVTTVTVEINGEQLEAKYNRVLNQGFKIVYKEESSDITAEVHKGDTLKVNNVKQTTGETSPPARFTEASLLQAMENPAKYFQMDKEHKKTLAESGGLGTVATRADIIDKLFNTFYLEKNGQAISLTSKGRQLLDLAPEILKSPVTTAEWETQLEQIEKGKMNRQKFIEDMKKHTKDIVSEIKQSEKTFKHDNLTGRDCPECGKPLLEVKGKKGTMHVCQDRECGYKRNVEKITNARCPKCKKKMTLSGSGDGQVFRCKCGHREKMSSFEARKKKENRGRVDKKTVNKYINQKEEPINNALAEQLKKLNLDK, from the coding sequence TTGGCAAAAAGTCTTGTACTTGCTGAAAAACCTTCAGTGGCACGTGATATTGCACGCGTACTGAACTGCAGTAAAAAAGGTAATGGTTATTTAGAAGGCAGTAAATATATTGTGACATGGGCGCTTGGACACCTGGTGACACTTCAGGACCCTGAAAAATATGATACGAAATATCAAAAATGGAATATGAATGACCTACCGATGATGCCGGCTCCGTTGAAGCTGACGCATATCCCGAAAACAACGAAACAATTTAAAGCGGTTCAGTCACAGCTGAAACGTAAAGATGTGGAAGAAGTCATCATCGCTACAGATGCCGGACGTGAAGGTGAACTGGTCGCCCGCTGGATTCTCGATTATGCGAAAGTAAACAAGCCTGTAAAACGTCTGTGGATCTCTTCCGTAACAGACAAAGCGATTGCGAACGGCTTTAAAAACCTTCAGCCGGGAAATAAATACATCAATCTGTATCAGGCTGCAGCTGCAAGAAGCGAAGCCGACTGGTACGTCGGGTTAAACGCCACACGTGCATTAACGACGAAATACAACGCCCAGCTGAACTGCGGCCGTGTCCAGACACCGACACTCGCAATAATTCAGGCGCGTGAAGAGTTAATTAAAAACTTTAAACCGAAAACATTTTACGGCATGGATGTTATTACTGACAAACTGACATTCAAATGGACAGACGGCAATAACTACTCTACTTTCGATGAAGCGAAAATCGATAACGTCAGTAAAAAACTGAATGCTGATTCATTAACCGTTAAAGATGTTCAGAAAAAAGAAAAGAAACAATTTGCTCCGGGTCTGTACGATCTGACAGAGCTGCAGAGAGATGCCAATAAGATTTTCGGCATGTCAGCGAAAGAAACTCTGCAGACAATGCAGAACTTATATGAACGCCATAAAGTACTGACGTATCCGAGAACAGACTCTAAGTTCATCTCCGAGGATATCGTTGAAACGCTGAAAGAACGTGTTGAAGTGAGTGGTATCGGACAGTTCAGCAAAGTGGCAGCACGTATTTTAAGAGCACCGCTTAAAACGAACAGTTCTTTCGTGAACAACAGCAAAGTCAGTGATCACCACGCGATTATCCCAACAGAAAGTCCGGTCTTCTTTACTGATTTCACTGAACGTGAGAAGCGTATTTATGAACTTGTAGTGCAAAGATTTATGAGTGTGCTTTTACCGCCCTATGAATATGAAGTCACTACGGTAACTGTTGAAATTAACGGTGAACAGCTGGAAGCGAAATACAACCGGGTATTAAATCAGGGCTTCAAAATTGTCTATAAAGAAGAGTCATCGGATATTACAGCTGAAGTCCATAAAGGCGATACTTTAAAAGTGAATAACGTGAAACAGACGACAGGTGAAACATCACCCCCTGCACGATTCACAGAAGCATCACTCCTTCAGGCAATGGAAAACCCTGCGAAATATTTCCAGATGGATAAAGAACATAAAAAGACACTCGCAGAATCCGGCGGGTTGGGTACAGTCGCAACGAGGGCTGATATTATAGATAAGCTGTTTAATACGTTTTATCTTGAGAAAAACGGGCAGGCAATCAGCCTGACTTCAAAAGGCCGGCAGCTGTTGGACCTTGCACCTGAAATTCTGAAATCACCTGTAACGACTGCAGAATGGGAAACACAGCTTGAACAGATCGAAAAAGGCAAAATGAACAGACAGAAATTTATCGAAGATATGAAGAAACATACGAAAGATATTGTCTCTGAAATTAAACAGAGTGAGAAAACATTCAAGCACGATAACCTGACAGGCAGAGACTGCCCGGAATGCGGTAAGCCGTTACTTGAAGTTAAAGGTAAAAAAGGCACGATGCATGTATGTCAGGACAGAGAATGCGGATATAAACGCAACGTTGAAAAGATAACGAATGCGAGATGTCCGAAATGTAAGAAGAAAATGACGCTCAGCGGATCAGGCGACGGACAGGTATTCAGATGTAAATGCGGCCACCGCGAGAAGATGTCGAGCTTTGAAGCACGTAAGAAGAAAGAGAATCGCGGACGCGTGGATAAGAAAACTGTTAATAAATATATCAATCAAAAAGAAGAACCGATTAACAATGCTTTGGCAGAACAGCTGAAGAAATTAAATCTGGATAAATAA
- a CDS encoding phosphoribosylaminoimidazolesuccinocarboxamide synthase, with product MELVYKGKTKDVYLDENGQTVLYFKDDMTGKDGVFDPGENQVGLKVEGSGKAGLKMTSFFFEKLNSADIPTHYVDSDVEKREMRVKKINIFGEGLEVICRYKAVGSFIRRYSSYIEEGAELPAYVEVTLKDDEKQDPFITKDALEALNILTADEYSEIADLTVKISEVVKEELAQKGLDLYDIKLEFGRDQDTGEVLLIDEISGGNMRVYKDGENIEPLKIVDYLFDNK from the coding sequence ATGGAACTTGTTTACAAAGGCAAAACTAAAGATGTATATCTGGATGAAAACGGACAGACGGTACTTTATTTTAAAGATGACATGACAGGTAAGGACGGAGTGTTTGATCCGGGAGAAAACCAGGTTGGCTTAAAAGTTGAGGGTTCTGGTAAAGCAGGTCTTAAAATGACAAGCTTTTTCTTTGAAAAGTTAAACTCAGCTGACATTCCAACACATTATGTTGATTCAGATGTAGAAAAACGTGAGATGCGTGTTAAGAAAATTAATATCTTCGGAGAAGGGCTGGAAGTCATCTGCAGATACAAAGCAGTAGGAAGCTTTATCCGTCGTTATAGCAGCTACATTGAAGAAGGTGCAGAACTGCCGGCATATGTTGAAGTGACGTTAAAAGATGATGAGAAACAGGATCCGTTCATTACTAAAGATGCACTGGAAGCACTGAACATATTAACAGCGGATGAATACAGCGAAATTGCAGATCTGACTGTTAAAATCAGTGAAGTGGTTAAAGAAGAACTGGCACAAAAAGGACTGGACCTGTATGACATCAAGCTGGAATTCGGACGGGACCAGGATACAGGAGAAGTTCTGCTGATCGATGAAATTTCAGGCGGCAATATGCGTGTATATAAAGACGGGGAGAATATTGAACCGTTGAAGATAGTTGATTATTTGTTTGATAATAAGTAA
- a CDS encoding gluconate 2-dehydrogenase subunit 3 family protein, translated as MVKEETGNNSDEKVFSRRDFLKTTGVAAGGIAGGALLGGFTGFQFGSEQDSESAETDTGGETADGGEGGADAQEFAARTYISRQEDFAALAAATERIYPEDDNGPGAIELGVPYFIDNQLYGTWGSNGTDYRMGPYEPMASDTHGRQEKLNRGEIFVLGIRRLREYAVEEHDTEFVDLEPDVQDEVLRAFESGEVDVPGMRSEAFFSLLRNTTIEGVYADPVYGGNKNMEGWKMIKYPGPRMGWMDQILSEEFVELEPESLRSYQGGGI; from the coding sequence ATGGTTAAAGAAGAAACAGGTAACAACAGTGATGAAAAAGTGTTTTCGCGGCGCGATTTTCTTAAAACGACTGGTGTTGCAGCCGGAGGTATTGCCGGAGGTGCACTTTTAGGCGGATTTACAGGATTCCAGTTCGGCTCCGAACAGGATTCTGAGTCTGCTGAAACAGATACCGGAGGTGAGACAGCAGACGGCGGCGAAGGTGGTGCGGACGCACAGGAGTTTGCAGCACGGACGTATATCAGCAGACAGGAAGACTTCGCAGCACTCGCGGCAGCGACGGAAAGAATTTACCCGGAAGATGATAACGGACCGGGAGCAATTGAACTGGGTGTGCCGTACTTTATCGATAATCAGCTTTACGGAACATGGGGTTCAAACGGTACGGATTACCGGATGGGCCCATATGAACCGATGGCTTCCGATACACACGGCCGTCAGGAAAAATTAAACCGGGGTGAAATTTTTGTACTCGGTATCAGGCGTTTGCGTGAATATGCGGTAGAAGAGCATGATACTGAATTTGTAGATCTTGAACCGGATGTACAGGATGAAGTATTAAGAGCGTTTGAATCGGGAGAAGTGGATGTTCCGGGAATGCGTTCTGAAGCATTCTTCTCGCTGCTTCGCAATACGACAATTGAAGGTGTATATGCCGACCCGGTTTACGGCGGCAATAAGAACATGGAAGGCTGGAAGATGATTAAATATCCTGGACCGCGCATGGGCTGGATGGATCAGATTCTGTCGGAAGAATTCGTTGAGCTTGAACCTGAAAGTCTGAGATCTTACCAAGGGGGCGGTATTTAA
- the nhaC gene encoding Na+/H+ antiporter NhaC has product MAKNDLFEHETKKEFNFFMAIIPLAVMVITMLYAIVVLETDPHLPLIIGTVTAAVVAFINGFKFDDLEEMMYKGIRLALPAVVIIMLVGLIIGSWIGGGVVATMIYYGLMIINPQYFLVTICLICGIVSLAIGSSWSTMATIGVAGMGIGVSMGINPAMIAGAVISGAYFGDKMSPLSDTTNLASGLTNTDLFVHIKHMLYTTVPGLIVALTVFFFIGINVIGTNTASPEDIQVMLASMDENFVISPWLLAVPVLVILCIIMKVKAVPALAVGVFLGFICSILVQGETLADSASFLMNGFVLESNNEMVDTLFNRGGLMDMMYTISMTIVAMTFAGILEYTGMLSAIMNQILKIAKGTFGIISATIVSCFATNATCSEQYISVVVPSRMFLRTYIENRLHSKNLSRSLEDGGTLTSVFIPWNTCGVFIYGTLGVSALEYAPFAILNFTVPVIALILAATGFGIAKITAEERDAYLAEYYPDEQQEKPATA; this is encoded by the coding sequence ATGGCGAAGAATGATTTGTTTGAACATGAAACAAAAAAAGAATTTAATTTTTTTATGGCAATAATACCTCTGGCTGTTATGGTCATCACTATGCTTTATGCGATTGTTGTCCTTGAGACAGACCCGCATCTGCCGTTAATTATCGGAACGGTTACAGCAGCGGTCGTCGCATTTATCAATGGATTTAAGTTCGATGATCTGGAAGAGATGATGTACAAGGGGATCAGGCTGGCACTTCCTGCAGTCGTTATCATCATGCTCGTCGGTCTGATTATCGGATCATGGATTGGCGGCGGTGTTGTTGCCACGATGATATATTACGGGCTGATGATTATTAACCCGCAGTACTTCCTCGTAACAATATGTCTGATCTGCGGTATAGTCTCACTCGCAATCGGCAGCTCATGGTCTACGATGGCTACTATCGGTGTTGCAGGAATGGGGATTGGCGTAAGTATGGGAATCAACCCTGCAATGATTGCAGGTGCTGTAATTTCAGGTGCTTACTTCGGAGATAAAATGTCGCCGTTGTCGGATACGACAAACCTTGCATCCGGTCTGACGAACACAGACTTATTTGTCCATATTAAGCACATGCTCTATACAACTGTACCGGGCTTAATCGTCGCTCTGACGGTGTTTTTCTTTATTGGAATCAACGTTATCGGTACAAATACAGCTTCGCCTGAAGATATCCAGGTCATGCTGGCATCGATGGATGAAAACTTTGTTATCAGTCCGTGGCTTCTCGCAGTGCCTGTACTGGTCATTCTATGCATTATAATGAAAGTAAAAGCAGTACCTGCACTTGCTGTTGGTGTATTTCTCGGCTTCATCTGCTCTATTTTAGTACAGGGAGAGACACTTGCGGACTCTGCATCATTTTTAATGAACGGCTTCGTTCTTGAATCAAACAACGAAATGGTCGATACGCTGTTTAACCGCGGCGGACTCATGGATATGATGTACACAATTTCCATGACAATTGTTGCAATGACATTCGCAGGAATTCTCGAGTATACAGGGATGCTGAGTGCGATTATGAACCAGATACTTAAAATTGCCAAAGGCACATTCGGGATTATCTCAGCGACAATCGTTTCATGTTTCGCAACGAATGCAACATGTTCGGAACAGTACATTTCGGTTGTTGTCCCTTCAAGAATGTTTTTAAGAACATATATTGAAAACAGACTGCACTCGAAAAACCTGTCGAGATCGCTGGAAGACGGCGGGACACTGACATCCGTATTTATTCCATGGAATACATGCGGGGTATTCATTTACGGAACACTCGGTGTCTCTGCACTTGAATACGCACCATTTGCGATTCTGAACTTCACAGTCCCTGTAATCGCATTAATTTTAGCGGCCACTGGATTTGGTATCGCTAAAATAACGGCAGAAGAACGCGACGCTTACCTGGCGGAATATTATCCCGATGAACAGCAGGAAAAACCTGCAACGGCATAG
- the plsX gene encoding phosphate acyltransferase PlsX — protein MIKIAIDCMRGDFGPEITVAGVCNALAENDNLHVMLYGNPSMIEPEITAGTDRNRVEIFASEDEITNTDHPLKSIKRKPESALVQALKAVANDEADAFVSAGSSGAIFAGSLSIVGKLPGIKRPASVGFMPTMSKTSPHCLMIDTGANIAAKPEHLAQYGRLGTVLARQMMNVENPTIGLLNIGEEDSKGNEFTKETFQLLSEDETINFRGNVEPHTIMQGSHHILLTDGFTGNIMLKSMEGMAAGILNELLENINTDGALSKESLHIIEKSVHAGINRYTNVDAGGGFVLGVQKPVVITHGAAGSTMFKNSIQLAVSLKESDAFASLNE, from the coding sequence ATGATTAAAATTGCAATCGACTGTATGCGCGGAGATTTTGGTCCTGAAATCACTGTGGCCGGAGTATGTAATGCATTAGCTGAAAATGACAACCTGCACGTTATGCTGTATGGAAATCCGTCAATGATTGAACCGGAGATCACTGCCGGAACCGACAGAAACAGAGTAGAAATTTTTGCATCCGAAGATGAGATTACAAATACTGACCATCCGTTAAAATCTATTAAAAGAAAACCGGAGTCTGCTCTGGTGCAGGCATTAAAAGCAGTCGCTAATGATGAAGCCGATGCGTTCGTTTCTGCAGGGAGCAGCGGTGCAATTTTCGCGGGCAGCCTTTCTATTGTCGGTAAACTTCCCGGGATTAAACGCCCTGCATCGGTCGGATTTATGCCGACGATGTCAAAAACATCACCCCACTGTCTTATGATCGATACCGGTGCAAATATCGCTGCGAAACCGGAGCACCTGGCACAATACGGAAGGCTCGGTACTGTACTTGCAAGACAGATGATGAACGTTGAAAATCCGACAATCGGTTTACTGAACATCGGTGAAGAAGATTCCAAGGGCAATGAATTTACGAAAGAAACATTCCAGTTACTCTCAGAAGACGAAACAATAAACTTTAGAGGAAATGTGGAACCTCACACAATAATGCAGGGATCGCATCACATTCTTCTTACCGACGGCTTTACGGGAAATATTATGCTGAAATCGATGGAAGGTATGGCTGCAGGGATTTTAAATGAACTCCTGGAAAATATTAATACTGACGGAGCTTTAAGTAAGGAATCCCTTCATATTATTGAAAAGTCGGTCCATGCAGGTATTAACCGCTACACAAATGTCGACGCAGGAGGCGGATTTGTTCTCGGTGTTCAAAAACCGGTTGTCATTACACACGGTGCTGCGGGTTCAACCATGTTTAAAAACAGTATACAGCTCGCCGTATCACTGAAAGAAAGTGACGCTTTCGCAAGTCTCAATGAGTAA